Genomic window (Bacteroides sp. AN502(2024)):
CTTCTTTTTCATTGAGCCGAACATCCACATGATAAATGGGGTCAGGAATACCACGAAGAACGGATTAACACTCTGGAATATTTCAGCTCCCTTGATCTGCGTAAAACCTAAGTCGATATTAATAACACTCAAATCCACATAGTCACGGGCAAAATAAGTCAGAGAATAACCATTCTGATGGAACGATAACCAGAAGAAAATAACAACACCAAATACTGCAAACAAAGCATAGATACGTTGTTTAATTTCAGTAGCGCTCATTTTGATTTCCTCCTTATTCACAGTCGCAGTGTCTTTGCTTGTTTCCAATTTAGTCGCAGGATCCGGAAAACGTTTCTTATTTGCCACATAAATAACCAGCGAAATAAGCATAGCACCAATGGCAGCCATAAAAGCATACTGAAAACCACGGTTAAACACATCAAGGTAGCTATTAACAAACATCCCCATATCTGTCACAGGAGTTCCATCAAGAACCACGTTCTTGGCCAGGGTGGACAGATTCTCCATTGCTTGCGGAGCCATGTCATTTCCTTTTTCCAAATATTGATGGCACAATTCAGGCAGAGTAGCATCATAATCAAAGTTGTTCACCTTCAACCACCAGTTGCGCACACCAATAGCAATAAACGGTGCAAAGACAGCTCCAATATTGATAAACATATAAAATATCTGGAAACCGGCATCACGAAGATTGGAATATTTAGGATCATCGTACATCTGACCTACCAAAGCCTGAAGATTTCCTTTAAACAAACCGTTACCAAAAGCAATCACCAACAGTCCGAAACAGGTTAATCCCAGATAAAGAGCCATACTAGGAACAGGAGTCGGAGTGGGAATGGCAATAATCAAATAACCGACAGCCATTAATATCAGTCCCACTAAAATAGTGCCTTTAAAATTTTTCGTTTTATCAGCAATCACACCTCCTGCTAAAGCTAAAATATAAATGGAAGCATAAAATGCAGAATAAATGTACCCGGTAGTTGTCTCGGACAATCCAAATTTCGCTGAAATGAACAATGTCAAAATCGCCATCATAATATAGAAGCCGAAACGCTCTCCCATATTAGCTAAAGCAGCAGCAATCAGACCTTTAGGGTGTTTACTGAACATAGATATAAGTTTTTAAAATTAATAAATGATTGATTTAAATAAATATTTCTTGCAAATATATACTTTTTCTTGAGTTTTTGCACAATGATTTGTCAAACTACTCCTCAAATAAACGACAAACTTCTGCCTTCGATTCACGAATCAGATCTTCCGGAGCTATTTTTATCTGAAGTCCCCGCACACCGGCACTTACATAAATATATGGAAACTGCCGACTGGTTTCATGGATATAAGTAGGAAAATGTTTCTTCATACCGATAGGCGAACACCCTCCCCGGATATATCCGGTAAGTGGCAAAAGTTCTTTTACGGGAATCAAATCGCACTTCTTATTACCCGAAGCTTTAGCTGCCAGTTTCAAGTCAACTTCATGCTCTCCCGGGATGACACAGACAAAATATCCACTTTTATCGCCGTGCAGCACAAGAGTCTTAAACACTTGCTCAATGTTTTCTCCCAAATCTGCTGCAACATGCACAGCACTCAAGTCGTTCTCATCTACTTCGTAGGGAATTAATTCATAAGTTATCTTATCCCTGTCTAACAACCGTGCGGCATTTGTTTTATTGATTTTCATTTCCGTTGTATTTATAAGTTCTGTATCTGATAAATAAAGAATATGATAAATAATCAGACTCCCAACTCTTCGCGAAGAAACTTAGGTGTATATCCCTTGGCACTCTTCGCAACTTCTTCCGGTGTTCCGTAACTAAGGAGTTCTCCCCCGCCTTTACCACCTTCAGGACCCATATCGATAATATAATCCGCCATTTTAATCACATCCAGATTATGCTCGATGACGATAACAGTATTACCTTTATCCACAAGCTTATTCAATACCCCCATCAGTACGCGGATATCTTCAAAATGAAGTCCGGTAGTCGGTTCGTCAAGGATATAAAGAGTTTTGCCTGTATCTCTTTTCGATAGTTCCGCAGCCAGTTTCACACGCTGGCTTTCTCCACCGGAAAGAGTGGTCGAAGATTGTCCCAGCTTTATGTATCCGAGTCCGACATCCTGCAAGACTTTAATCTTATTCAAGATTTGCGGCACATTTTCAAAGAATTCCACAGCACGGTTGATCGTCATATCAAGCACATCGGCAATCGATTTTCCCTTGAAACGTACCTCCAGTGTTTCCCGGTTGTAACGCTTGCCATGACAAACCTCACAAGGCACATATACATCAGGAAGGAAATTCATTTCAATCGTCTTATAACCATTTCCCATACATGCTTCACAACGTCCGCCTGCAACGTTAAAGGAGAAACGTCCCGGTTTGTAACCGCGAATCTTAGCTTCCGGAAGGCCGACAAACAGGTTACGGATATCAGCAAACACACCGGTATAGGTAGCAGGATTGGAGCGTGGCGTACGTCCCAGAGGTGATTGATCGACATTCACTGCCTTATCGATGTTTTCCAGTCCTTCGACCGAATCGTATTCCAAAGGATCCTGTAAGGAACGATAGAACTTCTGTGACAGAATCGGTTGCAGAGTTTCATTAATCAAAGTGGATTTTCCGCTTCCCGATACACCTGTCACACAAATTAGCTTACCTAACGGAAACTCTACATCGACATTCTTCAGGTTATTCCCTTTCGCCCCTTTCAGCCGGATAGATTTTCCATTTCCTTTTCTACGCTCGGCGGGAATTTCTATCTTCATCTTCCCATTCAGGTATTGCGAAGTCATCGTATCAGTTTTCAGCATCTCCTGGGGAGTTCCGGCAAAAACGACTTCTCCTCCGAGACGTCCGGCTTTCGGTCCCATATCAATGACATAGTCGGCAGCCAACATCATATCCTTATCATGTTCCACCACAATCACGGAGTTTCCCATGTCACGAAGCTCTTTCAAAGAATGGATAAGACGCAAATTATCACGCTGATGCAAACCGATACTCGGCTCATCGAGAATATAAAGCACATTCACCAATTGAGAACCGATCTGTGTCGCCAAACGGATACGCTGGCTCTCACCACCGGAAAGGCTGGCAGAACTGCGGTTCAATGCCAGATAATCCAAACCGACATCCAACAGGAATTTCAAACGTGTACGAATCTCTTTCAGAATCTCCACTGATATTTTCTTCTGCTTATCAGAAAGGAACTCATCTACCTTCATCAACCAGTCATACAACTCATTGATATCCATGTTCGCCAATTCGTTGATATTCTTATCGTGAATGCGAAAATGCAGAGCTTCCTTATTCAAACGGGCCCCTTTACATTCCGGACAAACCGTTGTTTTGGCAAATTGTTCCGCCCATTTCTGTGCTGTTGCAGAAGCATCCTTTTCCTGCAACATCTGAATATACTTCACCACTCCTTCGTAAGTAACAAAGTAATCGGAGGAAGTACCGATCAGCGAACTCTTGATTTTAATCCGTTCATCAGAACCGTGCAATACTTCATCAATCGCATCGTCCGGCAACTCCTTGATCGGAGTTTTCAATGTTGCATCGTACTTCTCAAGCAAAACACCGATTTGCCAGAAAATCATCGCATTCTTATATTTGCCCAAAGGTGCTATCGCCCCTTCATAGATGGAAAGTTCACGATCGGGAATCACTTTGTCCACATCAATCTGGTTGACTACTCCCAACCCCTTGCACTTCGGACATGCTCCTTGCGGTGAATTGAATGAGAAGTTATGTGGAGCCGGTTCACGATATGACAACCCGGTGACGGGACACATGAGCTGCTTACTGTAATGACGGATGCTTTCGGACTGGACATCCAGAATCATCATCAACCCGTCTCCCTGACGCATAGCGGTTGCCACACTCTGTTTCAGACGCCGGTTATCTTTCTCCGCTACCACTAATTTGTCAATAACTACTTCCACATCGTGATTCTTATAGCGGTCGAGCTTCATGCCATGCGTTATTTCACACAGCTCACCATCGACCCGTGCATACAGGTATCCTTTTTTACGTATTTGTTCGAAAAGTTCCCTGTAATGTCCTTTGCGTGAACGAACCACTGGGGCCAGCAAATATATTTTCTTTCCCTTATAATCTTTCAAAATCAGGTCCAGAATCTGCTCTTCGGTATATTTCACCATCTCCTCCCCCGACAGATAGGAATACGCCACTCCCGCACGGGCATACAACAAACGGAGATAATCATAGATCTCCGTAGTCGTTCCTACCGTGGAACGGGGATTTTTATTCGTTGTTTTCTGCTCGATGGAGATCACCGGACTCAACCCTGTTATTTTATCGACATCCGGACGCTCCATATTACCCAGGAAATTACGGGCATACGCCGAAAAAGTCTCGATATAACGGCGCTGTCCTTCGGCAAAAATCGTATCGAAGGCTAAAGAAGATTTTCCACTACCGCTCAATCCGGTGATCACAGTCAAACTGTTACGGGGAATTTCAGCATCAATATCTTTCAAATTGTGCACGCGTGCACCATACACATTAATATATTCTGTTTCCTGCATATTCATATCCTTCCATAAATGTTGCAAAAATAATGTTTCCGACCGAAATATGCTCCTAAAAAAGCAGAATATTATTTTCTTAACTCAAATCTTATGAAGATATAGGGCATTATTTGTACCTTTGTTGCTTGATTTCAAGAACCAATAGTTATAATTTGATGAAACCGATAAACCGAATATTCTTATTTCTGCTTTTTATAAGCGTTTCACATGCTATCAGTTATGCACAGGAAAACCAATCCTATTTCTTGCATACCATCGAGAAAGGACAAAGCTTATACTCCATCTCCAAGATGTATAATGTCACAACGTCAGACATCATACGCCTGAATCCGGGTTGTGACGAAAAGATTTATGCCGGACAAACGATTAAAATTCCTACAGGGAAAGAGAGCCAAAAGGGGGAAACATTCCACACGATTCAAGCCGGAGAAACACTATACAAACTAACCACCCTATATCATGTATCTGCGAAAGATATTTGTGAAGCAAACCCCGGATTGAGTGCCGAAAATTTCCGCATCGGGCAAGTTATCCTGATTCCTCAGAAAAAAGAACAGCAAACCGCTACTACCCCTCAAACGCCTGCTGGAGAGACTACCATTCAAGGCCCCGTTGTTCCGAGATGCAAGGATATGCATAAGGTAAAGCGCAAAGAGACTATTTTCAGTGTGAGCCGTAAATATGGA
Coding sequences:
- a CDS encoding peptide MFS transporter, which gives rise to MFSKHPKGLIAAALANMGERFGFYIMMAILTLFISAKFGLSETTTGYIYSAFYASIYILALAGGVIADKTKNFKGTILVGLILMAVGYLIIAIPTPTPVPSMALYLGLTCFGLLVIAFGNGLFKGNLQALVGQMYDDPKYSNLRDAGFQIFYMFINIGAVFAPFIAIGVRNWWLKVNNFDYDATLPELCHQYLEKGNDMAPQAMENLSTLAKNVVLDGTPVTDMGMFVNSYLDVFNRGFQYAFMAAIGAMLISLVIYVANKKRFPDPATKLETSKDTATVNKEEIKMSATEIKQRIYALFAVFGVVIFFWLSFHQNGYSLTYFARDYVDLSVINIDLGFTQIKGAEIFQSVNPFFVVFLTPFIMWMFGSMKKKGKEPSTPMKIAIGMGIAALAYVFLMVFSFTLPSKEVLGTMSAAEINAVRVTPWIMIGLYFILTVAELFISPLGLSFVSKVAPPHLQGLMQGCWLAATAVGNSLLFIGGILYTNVPIWACWLVFVGATGASMIVMLSMVKWLERVAK
- the ybaK gene encoding Cys-tRNA(Pro) deacylase, whose protein sequence is MKINKTNAARLLDRDKITYELIPYEVDENDLSAVHVAADLGENIEQVFKTLVLHGDKSGYFVCVIPGEHEVDLKLAAKASGNKKCDLIPVKELLPLTGYIRGGCSPIGMKKHFPTYIHETSRQFPYIYVSAGVRGLQIKIAPEDLIRESKAEVCRLFEE
- the uvrA gene encoding excinuclease ABC subunit UvrA encodes the protein MQETEYINVYGARVHNLKDIDAEIPRNSLTVITGLSGSGKSSLAFDTIFAEGQRRYIETFSAYARNFLGNMERPDVDKITGLSPVISIEQKTTNKNPRSTVGTTTEIYDYLRLLYARAGVAYSYLSGEEMVKYTEEQILDLILKDYKGKKIYLLAPVVRSRKGHYRELFEQIRKKGYLYARVDGELCEITHGMKLDRYKNHDVEVVIDKLVVAEKDNRRLKQSVATAMRQGDGLMMILDVQSESIRHYSKQLMCPVTGLSYREPAPHNFSFNSPQGACPKCKGLGVVNQIDVDKVIPDRELSIYEGAIAPLGKYKNAMIFWQIGVLLEKYDATLKTPIKELPDDAIDEVLHGSDERIKIKSSLIGTSSDYFVTYEGVVKYIQMLQEKDASATAQKWAEQFAKTTVCPECKGARLNKEALHFRIHDKNINELANMDINELYDWLMKVDEFLSDKQKKISVEILKEIRTRLKFLLDVGLDYLALNRSSASLSGGESQRIRLATQIGSQLVNVLYILDEPSIGLHQRDNLRLIHSLKELRDMGNSVIVVEHDKDMMLAADYVIDMGPKAGRLGGEVVFAGTPQEMLKTDTMTSQYLNGKMKIEIPAERRKGNGKSIRLKGAKGNNLKNVDVEFPLGKLICVTGVSGSGKSTLINETLQPILSQKFYRSLQDPLEYDSVEGLENIDKAVNVDQSPLGRTPRSNPATYTGVFADIRNLFVGLPEAKIRGYKPGRFSFNVAGGRCEACMGNGYKTIEMNFLPDVYVPCEVCHGKRYNRETLEVRFKGKSIADVLDMTINRAVEFFENVPQILNKIKVLQDVGLGYIKLGQSSTTLSGGESQRVKLAAELSKRDTGKTLYILDEPTTGLHFEDIRVLMGVLNKLVDKGNTVIVIEHNLDVIKMADYIIDMGPEGGKGGGELLSYGTPEEVAKSAKGYTPKFLREELGV